Proteins from a genomic interval of Callospermophilus lateralis isolate mCalLat2 chromosome 1, mCalLat2.hap1, whole genome shotgun sequence:
- the Ccr9 gene encoding C-C chemokine receptor type 9 — translation MTPTEFTILIPNMSDDYSYESTSSVDDYMNFNFTELFCKKNNVRQFASHFLPPLYWLVFIVGTLGNSLVVLVYWYCTRVKTMTDTFLLNLAIADLLFLMTLPFWAIAAVDQWKFQTVMCKVVNGMYKMNFYSCVLLIMCISVDRYIAVTQATKAQTWRRTRLLYSKMVCLSIWVVAAALCIPEILYSQVQRESDLTICTMVYPRDDSIRLKLTVLTLKVILGFFLPFVVMVCCYTIIIHTLMQAKKSSKHKALRVTVTVLTVFVLSQFPYNCILLVQTVDAYTRFISNCAISTNIDICFQVTQVMAFFHSCLNPVLYVFVGERFRRDLVKTLKNLGCISQAQWVSFTRREGSLKLLSNLLDTTSSL, via the exons ATGACTCCCACGGAATTCACA ATCCTTATTCCTAACATGTCTGACGACTACAGCTACGAGTCCACATCGTCCGTGGACGACTACATGAACTTCAACTTCACCGAACTCTTCTGTAAGAAAAACAACGTCAGGCAGTTTGCGAGCCACTTCCTCCCTCCCCTGTACTGGCTGGTGTTCATCGTGGGCACCTTGGGCAACAGCCTGGTCGTCCTCGTCTACTGGTACTGCACCAGGGTGAAGACCATGACCGACACGTTCCTTTTGAATTTGGCGATTGCTGACCTTCTCTTTCTCATGACTCTTCCCTTCTGGGCCATCGCCGCTGTTGACCAGTGGAAATTCCAGACCGTCATGTGCAAGGTCGTCAACGGCATGTACAAGATGAACTTCTACAGCTgcgtgttgctgatcatgtgcatCAGCGTGGACAGATACATCGCCGTTACCCAGGCCACTAAAGCCCAGACCTGGCGGCGGACAAGGCTTCTGTACAGCAAGATGGTTTGCTTGAGCATCTGGGTGGTGGCAGCAGCGCTCTGCATCCCGGAAATCCTGTACAGCCAGGTCCAGAGGGAATCTGACCTCACCATCTGCACCATGGTCTACCCTAGGGACGACAGCATCAGACTGAAGTTAACCGTCTTGACCCTGAAGGTCATCCTGGGGTTCTTCTTGCCCTTTGTGGTCATGGTTTGCTGCTACACCATTATCATCCACACCCTGATGCAAGCCAAGAAGTCGTCCAAGCACAAGGCCCTCAGGGTGACCGTCACTGTCCTTACGGTCTTTGTCTTATCTCAGTTCCCCTACAACTGCATTCTGTTGGTGCAGACCGTAGATGCCTACACCAGGTTCATTTCCAACTGTGCCATCTCCACCAACATCGACATCTGCTTCCAGGTCACCCAGGTCATGGCCTTCTTCCACAGCTGCCTGAACCCCGTTCTCTACGTTTTCGTGGGGGAGAGATTCCGCCGGGATCTTGTGAAAACCCTGAAGAACTTGGGTTGCATTAGCCAGGCCCAGTGGGTTTCGTTCACGAGGAGAGAGGGAAGCTTGAAACTGTTATCGAATTTGCTGGACACCACCAGCTCCCTGTGA